The following coding sequences lie in one Clupea harengus chromosome 23, Ch_v2.0.2, whole genome shotgun sequence genomic window:
- the sun1a gene encoding SUN domain-containing protein 1 isoform X2 codes for MSRRSLRLHTTADHYGDDRLLDRHSASYCAGGSREDRPLKSRRAHHSVAGSQSLMLTPQKSHPAPLAPLNSSLHSCAASDASLLSSMLDESCIQERTLMDSFWGLDGDGDHGDRTILASGDALTAQTQTSVVNGYTCKDCSFPKHSFSTACPSKPSSSSAAQKHTTLNTAPHATTVYSRDKPRKHRPGVLMLVPEVCVEYIRRAVSSVVCVLSLLVHTVLLQARTQGKDGLRSVFKVCVQAFRIAWLSAVRALGPLLSALRLRAALCGARHANGADWRYCGNMKVEEHPKQDGHRDASASLCDDCKGKQHLDTHTAVTHTEHANPPQTDSPQGALPTLVAYTGHGLLWLGQKLVLVIWFVAQKTLSLLWLAVMSQAQGSSSVWQRLLTLMSLLRDFLFVRCLPNLHRLLLLLIPLLLLMVLCYWGPSALWAVLPAVNITDWRVESLLGSALWETPLEEQTSAVPYAQPPLPDGESQPSSSPPSLDPDRRWNVEHIERSLAQLGERVTQGEKRNREQSAQLLALYRPLQEQLETGTHLRQLEQWAMGMMEDKMQPVKEEVERSTRDVKQQQQQYVSQQQSYQTRVANLEALLEALAQKTEEVQKAQETTLAPVSEVVDYVSHETLLLEVQRLEAALGSIRADLQGVKGCQGRCGQLENIQNMVSAQVKQELQALFYGAEADGGTLPDSLLPWLAARFVNGSDLQASLAALEQSILGNVSRLVEQSEQKRQSVRAETLTQSIRHSTSQTGLSEEHVELIVKNALSLYSQDRTGMVDYALESGGGSILSTRCSETFETKTALMSLFGLPLWYFSQSPRVIIQPDVHPGNCWAFKGSHGYLVIRLSMRVVPMAFSLEHIPKSLSPTGHITSAPRDYTVYGLEDEQQEEGRLLGRYTYDEDGDALQTHPVTESSEQAFQIIEMRVLSNWGHSDYTCLYRFRVHGRPAPY; via the exons ATGTCCCGCCGCAGCCTGCGTCTGCACACCACCGCCGATCACTATGGCGACGATAGACTGCTGGACCGCCACAGCGCATCCTACTGTGctggagggagcagagaggaccg acCTCTGAAGAGCAGGAGAGCTCATCACTCTGTGGCTGGCTCCCAGTCTCTGATGCTGACCCCCCAGAAGTCCCACCCGGCCCCGCTGGCCCCCCTCAACAGCAGCCTGCACAGCTGCGCTGCCAGCGacgcctccctcctctcctccatgctgGACGAGTCCTGCATCCAGGAGCGCACACTCATGGACAGCTTCTggg GTCTGGATGGAGACGGTGATCACGGAG atcGCACCATCCTTGCGAGTGGCGACGCCCTGACGGCCCAGACGCAGACGTCAGTGGTGAACGGCTACACGTGTAAAGACTGCAGCTTCCCGAAGCACTCTTTCTCCACAGCCTGCCCCTCCAAACCCTCGTCCTCCTCcgcagcccaaaaacacaccacCCTGAACACCGCTCCCCACGCCACCACTGTCTACAGCAGGGACAAGCCCCGCAAACATCgcccag gAGTCCTGATGCTGgtgcctgaggtgtgtgttgagtacaTCAGGCGAGCCGTctcctctgtggtgtgtgtgctctctctgctAGTGCACACCGTGCTGCTGCAGGCCCGCACACAGGGCAAAG ATGGTCTGCGTTCCGTCTTTAAGGTGTGTGTACAAGCCTTCAGGATAGCGTGGCTCTCTGCTGTCAGGGCCTTAGGACCCCTCCTCAGTGCCCTCCGCCTCAGGGCGGCGCTCTGTGGTGCCCGCCACGCCAACGGAG CTGATTGGAGGTACTGTGGAAACATGAAGGTTGAAGAGCATCCAAAGCAGGATGGCCATCGAGATGCCAGCGCTTCATTAT GTGACGACTGCAAGGGGAAGCAgcacttggacacacacacggccgtgACCCACACTGAGCATGCAAACCCTCCGCAAACAGACAGCCCACAGGGGGCGCTGCCTACCCTCGTAGCTTATACAG GCCATGGTCTACTGTGGCTGGGCCAGAAATTAGTCCTTGTAATCTGGTTCGTCGCTCAGaagaccctctctctcctctggttgGCTGTCATGTCTCAAG cccaggGATCTTCCTCAGTATGGCAGCGACTCCTCACCCTCATGTCTCTGCTTAGGGACTTCCTATTCGTACG GTGTCTTCCTAACCTGCACAGACTCCTCCTGCTTCTCATCCCCCTCCTCTTGCTCATGG TGCTGTGCTACTGGGGTCCCTCCGCCCTGTGGGCCGTCCTTCCCGCTGTCAACATCACCGATTGGAGGGTAGAGTCCCTCCTTGGCTCCGCCCTCTGGGAGACCCCATTGGAGGAGCAGACCAGTGCGGTTCCCTATGCCCAGCCCCCCCTCCCGGATGGGGAGTCACAG ccctcctcctctcccccgtcTCTGGACCCAGATCGTCGGTGGAATGTGGAGCACATCGAGCGTTCTCTGGCCCAGCTGGGGGAGCGGGTGACGCAGGGAGAGAAGCGGAATCGGGAGCAGAGCGCCCAGCTCTTGGCCCTCTACCGCCCcctgcaggagcagctggagaCGGGCACGCACCTCCGCCAGCTGGAGCAGTGGGCGATGGGCATGATGGAGGACAAGATGCAGCCGGtcaaggaggaggtggagaggagcaCCAGGGACGTGAaacag caacagcagcagtatgTGTCTCAGCAGCAGAGCTATCAGACTCGAGTGGCTAATCTGGAGGCCCTGCTGGAGGCTCTGGCACAGAAGACTGAG gaagtCCAGAAAGCGCAGGAAACCACCCTAGCCCCTGTCAG TGAGGTTGTGGACTACGTTTCCCATGAGACTTTGCTGCTGGAGGTGCAGAGGCTGGAGGCAGCACTGGGCAGCATCAGGGCAGACCTGCAGGGAGTCAAGGGGTGCCAGGGACGCTGTGGGCAGCTGGAGAACATCCaaaacatg GTATCTGCGCAGGTTAAGCAGGAGCTGCAGGCGCTGTTCTATGGCGCGGAGGCCGACGGCGGCACCCTGCCCGATTCGCTCCTCCCGTGGCTCGCTGCCCGCTTCGTCAACGGCTCCGACCTGCAGGCCTCGCTGGCCGCCTTGGAGCAAAGCATCCTGGGTAACGTGTCTCGGCTGGTGGAGCAGAGCGAGCAGAAGCGCCAGTCGGTGCGTGCGGAGACTCTGACACAGAGCATCAGGCATTCCACCAGCCAGACCGGCCTGTCCGAGGAG caTGTAGAGCTGATCGTGAAGAACGCCCTGAGTCTGTACTCCCAGGACCGCACTGGCATGGTGGACTACGCCCTGGAGTCTGGAG gtggcagCATCCTCAGCACTCGTTGCTCTGAGACGTTTGAGACCAAGACGGCCCTGATGAGTCTGTTTGGCCTTCCTCTGTGGTACTTCAGCCAGTCTCCCCGCGTGATCATACAG CCTGACGTCCATCCAGGGAACTGCTGGGCGTTTAAGGGTTCCCATGGTTACCTGGTTATCCGGCTGTCTATGCGTGTGGTTCCCATGGCGTTCTCTCTGGAGCACATCCCCAAGTCGCTGTCACCGACCGGACACATCACCAGCGCTCCCCGAGACTATACAGTCTAC GGTCTGGAGGatgagcagcaggaggaaggCAGGCTGCTGGGCCGCTATACGTACGATGAGGATGGAGACGCCCTGCAGACACACCCAGTCAcg gagTCGAGTGAGCAGGCCTTCCAGATCATTGAGATGCGGGTGCTGTCCAACTGGGGCCACTCAGATTACACCTGCCTCTACCGCTTCAGGGTGCACGGCCGACCCGCTCCCTACTGA
- the sun1a gene encoding SUN domain-containing protein 1 isoform X1 — MKPKAHSGTLLRPCAVSHTAYTYAHSSSYSCSVLEFEHEHRITPVVEAPRMSRRSLRLHTTADHYGDDRLLDRHSASYCAGGSREDRPLKSRRAHHSVAGSQSLMLTPQKSHPAPLAPLNSSLHSCAASDASLLSSMLDESCIQERTLMDSFWGLDGDGDHGDRTILASGDALTAQTQTSVVNGYTCKDCSFPKHSFSTACPSKPSSSSAAQKHTTLNTAPHATTVYSRDKPRKHRPGVLMLVPEVCVEYIRRAVSSVVCVLSLLVHTVLLQARTQGKDGLRSVFKVCVQAFRIAWLSAVRALGPLLSALRLRAALCGARHANGADWRYCGNMKVEEHPKQDGHRDASASLCDDCKGKQHLDTHTAVTHTEHANPPQTDSPQGALPTLVAYTGHGLLWLGQKLVLVIWFVAQKTLSLLWLAVMSQAQGSSSVWQRLLTLMSLLRDFLFVRCLPNLHRLLLLLIPLLLLMVLCYWGPSALWAVLPAVNITDWRVESLLGSALWETPLEEQTSAVPYAQPPLPDGESQPSSSPPSLDPDRRWNVEHIERSLAQLGERVTQGEKRNREQSAQLLALYRPLQEQLETGTHLRQLEQWAMGMMEDKMQPVKEEVERSTRDVKQQQQQYVSQQQSYQTRVANLEALLEALAQKTEEVQKAQETTLAPVSEVVDYVSHETLLLEVQRLEAALGSIRADLQGVKGCQGRCGQLENIQNMVSAQVKQELQALFYGAEADGGTLPDSLLPWLAARFVNGSDLQASLAALEQSILGNVSRLVEQSEQKRQSVRAETLTQSIRHSTSQTGLSEEHVELIVKNALSLYSQDRTGMVDYALESGGGSILSTRCSETFETKTALMSLFGLPLWYFSQSPRVIIQPDVHPGNCWAFKGSHGYLVIRLSMRVVPMAFSLEHIPKSLSPTGHITSAPRDYTVYGLEDEQQEEGRLLGRYTYDEDGDALQTHPVTESSEQAFQIIEMRVLSNWGHSDYTCLYRFRVHGRPAPY; from the exons ATGAAGCCTAAGGCACACTCTGGTACGCTCCTGCGGCCGTGTGCCGTAAGCCATACAGCATACACATACGCCCACAG ctccagCTACTCGTGCTCAGTACTGGAGTTTGAGCACGAGCACAGGATCACGCCGGTTGTCGAGGCGCCCAGGATGTCCCGCCGCAGCCTGCGTCTGCACACCACCGCCGATCACTATGGCGACGATAGACTGCTGGACCGCCACAGCGCATCCTACTGTGctggagggagcagagaggaccg acCTCTGAAGAGCAGGAGAGCTCATCACTCTGTGGCTGGCTCCCAGTCTCTGATGCTGACCCCCCAGAAGTCCCACCCGGCCCCGCTGGCCCCCCTCAACAGCAGCCTGCACAGCTGCGCTGCCAGCGacgcctccctcctctcctccatgctgGACGAGTCCTGCATCCAGGAGCGCACACTCATGGACAGCTTCTggg GTCTGGATGGAGACGGTGATCACGGAG atcGCACCATCCTTGCGAGTGGCGACGCCCTGACGGCCCAGACGCAGACGTCAGTGGTGAACGGCTACACGTGTAAAGACTGCAGCTTCCCGAAGCACTCTTTCTCCACAGCCTGCCCCTCCAAACCCTCGTCCTCCTCcgcagcccaaaaacacaccacCCTGAACACCGCTCCCCACGCCACCACTGTCTACAGCAGGGACAAGCCCCGCAAACATCgcccag gAGTCCTGATGCTGgtgcctgaggtgtgtgttgagtacaTCAGGCGAGCCGTctcctctgtggtgtgtgtgctctctctgctAGTGCACACCGTGCTGCTGCAGGCCCGCACACAGGGCAAAG ATGGTCTGCGTTCCGTCTTTAAGGTGTGTGTACAAGCCTTCAGGATAGCGTGGCTCTCTGCTGTCAGGGCCTTAGGACCCCTCCTCAGTGCCCTCCGCCTCAGGGCGGCGCTCTGTGGTGCCCGCCACGCCAACGGAG CTGATTGGAGGTACTGTGGAAACATGAAGGTTGAAGAGCATCCAAAGCAGGATGGCCATCGAGATGCCAGCGCTTCATTAT GTGACGACTGCAAGGGGAAGCAgcacttggacacacacacggccgtgACCCACACTGAGCATGCAAACCCTCCGCAAACAGACAGCCCACAGGGGGCGCTGCCTACCCTCGTAGCTTATACAG GCCATGGTCTACTGTGGCTGGGCCAGAAATTAGTCCTTGTAATCTGGTTCGTCGCTCAGaagaccctctctctcctctggttgGCTGTCATGTCTCAAG cccaggGATCTTCCTCAGTATGGCAGCGACTCCTCACCCTCATGTCTCTGCTTAGGGACTTCCTATTCGTACG GTGTCTTCCTAACCTGCACAGACTCCTCCTGCTTCTCATCCCCCTCCTCTTGCTCATGG TGCTGTGCTACTGGGGTCCCTCCGCCCTGTGGGCCGTCCTTCCCGCTGTCAACATCACCGATTGGAGGGTAGAGTCCCTCCTTGGCTCCGCCCTCTGGGAGACCCCATTGGAGGAGCAGACCAGTGCGGTTCCCTATGCCCAGCCCCCCCTCCCGGATGGGGAGTCACAG ccctcctcctctcccccgtcTCTGGACCCAGATCGTCGGTGGAATGTGGAGCACATCGAGCGTTCTCTGGCCCAGCTGGGGGAGCGGGTGACGCAGGGAGAGAAGCGGAATCGGGAGCAGAGCGCCCAGCTCTTGGCCCTCTACCGCCCcctgcaggagcagctggagaCGGGCACGCACCTCCGCCAGCTGGAGCAGTGGGCGATGGGCATGATGGAGGACAAGATGCAGCCGGtcaaggaggaggtggagaggagcaCCAGGGACGTGAaacag caacagcagcagtatgTGTCTCAGCAGCAGAGCTATCAGACTCGAGTGGCTAATCTGGAGGCCCTGCTGGAGGCTCTGGCACAGAAGACTGAG gaagtCCAGAAAGCGCAGGAAACCACCCTAGCCCCTGTCAG TGAGGTTGTGGACTACGTTTCCCATGAGACTTTGCTGCTGGAGGTGCAGAGGCTGGAGGCAGCACTGGGCAGCATCAGGGCAGACCTGCAGGGAGTCAAGGGGTGCCAGGGACGCTGTGGGCAGCTGGAGAACATCCaaaacatg GTATCTGCGCAGGTTAAGCAGGAGCTGCAGGCGCTGTTCTATGGCGCGGAGGCCGACGGCGGCACCCTGCCCGATTCGCTCCTCCCGTGGCTCGCTGCCCGCTTCGTCAACGGCTCCGACCTGCAGGCCTCGCTGGCCGCCTTGGAGCAAAGCATCCTGGGTAACGTGTCTCGGCTGGTGGAGCAGAGCGAGCAGAAGCGCCAGTCGGTGCGTGCGGAGACTCTGACACAGAGCATCAGGCATTCCACCAGCCAGACCGGCCTGTCCGAGGAG caTGTAGAGCTGATCGTGAAGAACGCCCTGAGTCTGTACTCCCAGGACCGCACTGGCATGGTGGACTACGCCCTGGAGTCTGGAG gtggcagCATCCTCAGCACTCGTTGCTCTGAGACGTTTGAGACCAAGACGGCCCTGATGAGTCTGTTTGGCCTTCCTCTGTGGTACTTCAGCCAGTCTCCCCGCGTGATCATACAG CCTGACGTCCATCCAGGGAACTGCTGGGCGTTTAAGGGTTCCCATGGTTACCTGGTTATCCGGCTGTCTATGCGTGTGGTTCCCATGGCGTTCTCTCTGGAGCACATCCCCAAGTCGCTGTCACCGACCGGACACATCACCAGCGCTCCCCGAGACTATACAGTCTAC GGTCTGGAGGatgagcagcaggaggaaggCAGGCTGCTGGGCCGCTATACGTACGATGAGGATGGAGACGCCCTGCAGACACACCCAGTCAcg gagTCGAGTGAGCAGGCCTTCCAGATCATTGAGATGCGGGTGCTGTCCAACTGGGGCCACTCAGATTACACCTGCCTCTACCGCTTCAGGGTGCACGGCCGACCCGCTCCCTACTGA
- the sun1a gene encoding SUN domain-containing protein 1 isoform X3 — translation MKPKAHSGTLLRPCAVSHTAYTYAHSSSYSCSVLEFEHEHRITPVVEAPRMSRRSLRLHTTADHYGDDRLLDRHSASYCAGGSREDRPLKSRRAHHSVAGSQSLMLTPQKSHPAPLAPLNSSLHSCAASDASLLSSMLDESCIQERTLMDSFWGLDGDGDHGDRTILASGDALTAQTQTSVVNGYTCKDCSFPKHSFSTACPSKPSSSSAAQKHTTLNTAPHATTVYSRDKPRKHRPADWRYCGNMKVEEHPKQDGHRDASASLSQGSSSVWQRLLTLMSLLRDFLFVRCLPNLHRLLLLLIPLLLLMVLCYWGPSALWAVLPAVNITDWRVESLLGSALWETPLEEQTSAVPYAQPPLPDGESQPSSSPPSLDPDRRWNVEHIERSLAQLGERVTQGEKRNREQSAQLLALYRPLQEQLETGTHLRQLEQWAMGMMEDKMQPVKEEVERSTRDVKQQQQQYVSQQQSYQTRVANLEALLEALAQKTEEVQKAQETTLAPVSEVVDYVSHETLLLEVQRLEAALGSIRADLQGVKGCQGRCGQLENIQNMVSAQVKQELQALFYGAEADGGTLPDSLLPWLAARFVNGSDLQASLAALEQSILGNVSRLVEQSEQKRQSVRAETLTQSIRHSTSQTGLSEEHVELIVKNALSLYSQDRTGMVDYALESGGGSILSTRCSETFETKTALMSLFGLPLWYFSQSPRVIIQPDVHPGNCWAFKGSHGYLVIRLSMRVVPMAFSLEHIPKSLSPTGHITSAPRDYTVYGLEDEQQEEGRLLGRYTYDEDGDALQTHPVTESSEQAFQIIEMRVLSNWGHSDYTCLYRFRVHGRPAPY, via the exons ATGAAGCCTAAGGCACACTCTGGTACGCTCCTGCGGCCGTGTGCCGTAAGCCATACAGCATACACATACGCCCACAG ctccagCTACTCGTGCTCAGTACTGGAGTTTGAGCACGAGCACAGGATCACGCCGGTTGTCGAGGCGCCCAGGATGTCCCGCCGCAGCCTGCGTCTGCACACCACCGCCGATCACTATGGCGACGATAGACTGCTGGACCGCCACAGCGCATCCTACTGTGctggagggagcagagaggaccg acCTCTGAAGAGCAGGAGAGCTCATCACTCTGTGGCTGGCTCCCAGTCTCTGATGCTGACCCCCCAGAAGTCCCACCCGGCCCCGCTGGCCCCCCTCAACAGCAGCCTGCACAGCTGCGCTGCCAGCGacgcctccctcctctcctccatgctgGACGAGTCCTGCATCCAGGAGCGCACACTCATGGACAGCTTCTggg GTCTGGATGGAGACGGTGATCACGGAG atcGCACCATCCTTGCGAGTGGCGACGCCCTGACGGCCCAGACGCAGACGTCAGTGGTGAACGGCTACACGTGTAAAGACTGCAGCTTCCCGAAGCACTCTTTCTCCACAGCCTGCCCCTCCAAACCCTCGTCCTCCTCcgcagcccaaaaacacaccacCCTGAACACCGCTCCCCACGCCACCACTGTCTACAGCAGGGACAAGCCCCGCAAACATCgcccag CTGATTGGAGGTACTGTGGAAACATGAAGGTTGAAGAGCATCCAAAGCAGGATGGCCATCGAGATGCCAGCGCTTCATTAT cccaggGATCTTCCTCAGTATGGCAGCGACTCCTCACCCTCATGTCTCTGCTTAGGGACTTCCTATTCGTACG GTGTCTTCCTAACCTGCACAGACTCCTCCTGCTTCTCATCCCCCTCCTCTTGCTCATGG TGCTGTGCTACTGGGGTCCCTCCGCCCTGTGGGCCGTCCTTCCCGCTGTCAACATCACCGATTGGAGGGTAGAGTCCCTCCTTGGCTCCGCCCTCTGGGAGACCCCATTGGAGGAGCAGACCAGTGCGGTTCCCTATGCCCAGCCCCCCCTCCCGGATGGGGAGTCACAG ccctcctcctctcccccgtcTCTGGACCCAGATCGTCGGTGGAATGTGGAGCACATCGAGCGTTCTCTGGCCCAGCTGGGGGAGCGGGTGACGCAGGGAGAGAAGCGGAATCGGGAGCAGAGCGCCCAGCTCTTGGCCCTCTACCGCCCcctgcaggagcagctggagaCGGGCACGCACCTCCGCCAGCTGGAGCAGTGGGCGATGGGCATGATGGAGGACAAGATGCAGCCGGtcaaggaggaggtggagaggagcaCCAGGGACGTGAaacag caacagcagcagtatgTGTCTCAGCAGCAGAGCTATCAGACTCGAGTGGCTAATCTGGAGGCCCTGCTGGAGGCTCTGGCACAGAAGACTGAG gaagtCCAGAAAGCGCAGGAAACCACCCTAGCCCCTGTCAG TGAGGTTGTGGACTACGTTTCCCATGAGACTTTGCTGCTGGAGGTGCAGAGGCTGGAGGCAGCACTGGGCAGCATCAGGGCAGACCTGCAGGGAGTCAAGGGGTGCCAGGGACGCTGTGGGCAGCTGGAGAACATCCaaaacatg GTATCTGCGCAGGTTAAGCAGGAGCTGCAGGCGCTGTTCTATGGCGCGGAGGCCGACGGCGGCACCCTGCCCGATTCGCTCCTCCCGTGGCTCGCTGCCCGCTTCGTCAACGGCTCCGACCTGCAGGCCTCGCTGGCCGCCTTGGAGCAAAGCATCCTGGGTAACGTGTCTCGGCTGGTGGAGCAGAGCGAGCAGAAGCGCCAGTCGGTGCGTGCGGAGACTCTGACACAGAGCATCAGGCATTCCACCAGCCAGACCGGCCTGTCCGAGGAG caTGTAGAGCTGATCGTGAAGAACGCCCTGAGTCTGTACTCCCAGGACCGCACTGGCATGGTGGACTACGCCCTGGAGTCTGGAG gtggcagCATCCTCAGCACTCGTTGCTCTGAGACGTTTGAGACCAAGACGGCCCTGATGAGTCTGTTTGGCCTTCCTCTGTGGTACTTCAGCCAGTCTCCCCGCGTGATCATACAG CCTGACGTCCATCCAGGGAACTGCTGGGCGTTTAAGGGTTCCCATGGTTACCTGGTTATCCGGCTGTCTATGCGTGTGGTTCCCATGGCGTTCTCTCTGGAGCACATCCCCAAGTCGCTGTCACCGACCGGACACATCACCAGCGCTCCCCGAGACTATACAGTCTAC GGTCTGGAGGatgagcagcaggaggaaggCAGGCTGCTGGGCCGCTATACGTACGATGAGGATGGAGACGCCCTGCAGACACACCCAGTCAcg gagTCGAGTGAGCAGGCCTTCCAGATCATTGAGATGCGGGTGCTGTCCAACTGGGGCCACTCAGATTACACCTGCCTCTACCGCTTCAGGGTGCACGGCCGACCCGCTCCCTACTGA